A window of Acidimicrobiales bacterium genomic DNA:
GCCTCGAGGGCGGCACCACCGAGACCCACCGGCGGTTCCAGGAGCTGGCCCTCGGCCGCTCGATCACCGCCGCCACCCGGTAGTGCTCGAGCGCGAGGCGAAGCTCGTCGCCCCGCCCGGCATGGCCATGCCCGACCTCGGCCCCGACGCCGAGGAGGCCGCCGCCCTCACCCTGGACGCCACGTACTGGGACACGCCCGACCTCCGGCTGGCGAGGGACGGGATCACGCTCCGCCACCGGTCGGGCGAGGGGCCG
This region includes:
- a CDS encoding CYTH domain-containing protein; its protein translation is MLEREAKLVAPPGMAMPDLGPDAEEAAALTLDATYWDTPDLRLARDGITLRHRSGEGPDRWTLKLPSAGATTAGLSRTEHDVPGRSPEPPAELARRVRAWVR